A portion of the uncultured Draconibacterium sp. genome contains these proteins:
- a CDS encoding cellulase family glycosylhydrolase — protein MKTYLYMAALFVLIFGCKEVDTTTEFVQIKNTSFIVNNQSYHFKGANYWQGMNLGAPESGDRERLLRELEQLKEMGVTNLRVLASSEADSEMRFAIHPALQKAPGVYNEDIWQGLDFLLNEMAKRDMKAVMVLGNFWTWSGGFPQYLNWADGTAIPYPQDKAYSWDDFQRFSAGFYSNEKAQELMNNHIEKVINRTNSISGISYKNDPTIMAWQLANEPRGYHVPEEFRAWTRKTSAFIKLLDENHLVCLGTEGNTSGNAAGVNVLLDNDDPNVDYITMHIWAQNWGWFKPGDGEEVFEQTLKKVDAYWDDHVQVAKQLNKPIVLEEFGIARDSSSYNPEASTYWRDKYFSYLFKKVKKSVENNEPVKGFNFWSYSGEGRPHRPGEYWEKGDTFLGDPPHELQGWYGVYNTDISTINQIQKLEL, from the coding sequence ATGAAAACATATTTATATATGGCTGCCCTTTTTGTTTTAATATTTGGGTGTAAAGAAGTTGATACAACAACGGAATTTGTTCAAATTAAAAACACTTCGTTTATAGTAAACAACCAGTCTTATCATTTTAAAGGTGCAAATTACTGGCAAGGGATGAATTTGGGGGCTCCTGAATCGGGTGACAGAGAAAGGTTGCTTCGTGAACTTGAGCAATTGAAAGAAATGGGTGTAACTAACCTTCGTGTTTTGGCGTCGAGTGAAGCCGACTCAGAGATGCGTTTTGCAATTCATCCAGCACTGCAAAAGGCGCCCGGGGTGTATAATGAAGATATCTGGCAAGGGCTCGATTTTTTATTAAATGAGATGGCTAAGCGAGATATGAAAGCAGTTATGGTGCTTGGTAATTTTTGGACTTGGAGTGGAGGATTCCCGCAGTATTTAAACTGGGCTGATGGAACAGCAATCCCTTATCCTCAGGATAAAGCATATTCCTGGGATGATTTTCAACGCTTTTCAGCCGGTTTCTATTCAAACGAAAAGGCGCAGGAGTTGATGAATAATCACATTGAAAAAGTGATTAACCGAACCAACTCAATTTCTGGCATCTCTTATAAAAACGACCCAACCATAATGGCATGGCAGTTGGCAAATGAGCCCAGAGGCTATCACGTTCCTGAGGAATTTAGGGCTTGGACTAGAAAAACATCAGCTTTCATTAAATTACTTGATGAGAATCATCTTGTTTGTTTAGGAACGGAGGGTAATACGTCTGGTAATGCAGCAGGAGTAAATGTATTGCTGGATAACGATGACCCAAATGTTGATTATATAACCATGCATATATGGGCACAAAACTGGGGCTGGTTTAAACCGGGCGATGGAGAAGAGGTATTTGAACAAACATTAAAAAAAGTGGATGCATACTGGGATGACCATGTTCAAGTAGCAAAACAACTTAATAAACCAATTGTGCTTGAAGAGTTTGGTATTGCGCGAGATAGCTCCTCCTATAATCCGGAAGCCTCCACATATTGGCGTGATAAATATTTCAGTTACCTCTTTAAAAAAGTAAAAAAGTCGGTGGAGAACAATGAGCCGGTTAAAGGATTCAACTTTTGGAGTTACTCGGGCGAAGGACGACCACATCGACCTGGAGAATATTGGGAAAAAGGAGATACATTTTTAGGCGACCCTCCGCATGAATTGCAAGGTTGGTATGGGGTGTATAATACCGATATTTCAACTATTAATCAAATACAGAAATTGGAATTATAA
- a CDS encoding bile acid:sodium symporter family protein, translated as MKLKLVFVGLIGVLVFFIGLFLGNNIMSGIALITALLFFAAHTISIPAYKSYAFTILIFAIIAAAMYFPAFFISYKEFEFKEMIVPLLMLVMFGMGCNLSANDFLLVLKEPKGVIVGLVCMYSVMPVMGFSLAHFSTLPPEIAAGIILVGCSPSGLASNIMAYISKANLALSLTLTAISTLLAPLFTPVLMQKLAGAYLDINILDMFWSISKIVIIPIVAGVIFNKIVKDGGSLVKRIMPIISKGGIIILIAITTSLGRESLLSVGLILIAVVIVHNLFGYTLGYYLARLMKLEKNSARTIAFEVGMQNTGLASGLAVEMGKVATTGLAPALFGPFMNITGSALASYWEKKETK; from the coding sequence ATGAAATTAAAATTGGTTTTTGTTGGCTTAATCGGAGTTCTGGTATTTTTTATAGGATTGTTCCTGGGAAATAATATTATGTCGGGAATTGCCCTGATTACAGCGCTTTTATTCTTTGCTGCACATACAATTAGCATACCAGCATATAAGAGTTATGCATTTACCATATTGATTTTTGCAATTATTGCAGCTGCAATGTATTTCCCGGCATTTTTTATTTCATATAAAGAATTTGAGTTTAAAGAGATGATAGTACCTCTCTTAATGTTGGTTATGTTTGGTATGGGGTGCAACTTATCGGCTAATGATTTTTTGTTGGTGCTAAAGGAGCCCAAAGGCGTTATTGTGGGGCTGGTTTGTATGTATAGCGTTATGCCTGTTATGGGATTTAGCTTGGCTCATTTTTCAACGCTTCCTCCAGAAATTGCTGCCGGAATAATCCTTGTTGGTTGTTCTCCAAGTGGGCTTGCTTCGAATATTATGGCATATATTTCCAAGGCAAATCTAGCTTTGTCCTTAACTTTAACAGCAATATCTACTTTACTAGCACCTTTGTTCACACCAGTATTAATGCAGAAGTTGGCTGGCGCATACTTAGACATCAATATCCTTGATATGTTTTGGAGTATCTCTAAGATTGTTATTATTCCAATTGTAGCAGGTGTAATTTTCAATAAAATAGTTAAGGATGGCGGAAGTCTGGTGAAAAGAATAATGCCCATAATTTCAAAAGGAGGTATTATTATCCTGATAGCTATTACCACCTCTCTAGGTCGGGAATCTTTGCTTTCGGTAGGTTTGATATTAATTGCAGTGGTTATTGTTCACAATTTATTTGGTTATACGCTTGGATATTACCTTGCTCGCTTAATGAAACTTGAAAAGAACTCAGCCAGAACTATTGCCTTTGAGGTTGGTATGCAAAATACTGGCTTAGCTTCGGGTTTAGCTGTTGAAATGGGAAAAGTAGCTACTACTGGTTTAGCTCCTGCCTTGTTTGGCCCATTTATGAATATTACCGGGTCAGCGCTGGCTTCCTACTGGGAAAAGAAAGAAACCAAGTAA
- a CDS encoding cellulase family glycosylhydrolase, whose translation MKKAIVLIGVIFIVLGGKLYGQGFENFISVDGNKLMDGSNEYRFISFNVPTLNFQEDEMAYKETNPYALPTEYEMRDVFATVKEMGGQVIRIYTIPVRNTNFPHNAPTYVEGPGEFNEEAFKVTDKMLQLANEYNVRIIFSLLNNRQWMGGRPNYAAFRGKTEDEFWTDPQLIEDFKKTLEFVINRKNTYTGIRYKDDKSILCWETGNELTSPIEWTINITRYIKSLDKNHLVMDGWYSDDLDYPFVREASLNEWSIDMVSSHHYERNAIDVPKNIQKNIEIIKKRKPYLVGEFGFISTSGTESVLDYVIDNNDVCGALIWSLRHHRKDGGFYWHSEPLGAGVFKAYHWPGFVSGEKYDEANLMNMYRNKAYEIQEKEIPPVSVPLTPELLPIKNVHSISWRGAMGATGYNVYRSVYKTGPWEIVGYNISDADVPYFPLFHDKTAELGKSYYYSVSAINRSGSSEKSNVVGPVKVDVLAKIDLMKNLGNVEDSKAVVPITGGDRSFKEIRNRLYGDYGSELIYKIPEKLDGFKLYAFEKKRFRYLAILGSLDGETWTDLDIFPESFTNNESNYGYWRPKIYRYSGGANYKYIKIQFKGGIAQLARVEITYR comes from the coding sequence ATGAAAAAAGCAATCGTATTAATAGGTGTTATCTTTATAGTATTAGGAGGTAAACTGTATGGTCAAGGCTTCGAAAACTTTATAAGCGTTGATGGAAATAAGCTAATGGACGGTAGTAACGAATATCGTTTTATCTCTTTTAATGTACCTACGCTTAATTTTCAGGAAGATGAAATGGCTTACAAGGAAACAAATCCTTACGCCTTACCAACAGAATACGAAATGCGAGACGTGTTTGCAACGGTTAAAGAAATGGGTGGGCAGGTCATCCGTATTTATACTATCCCAGTGCGTAATACTAACTTTCCACATAATGCCCCAACTTATGTTGAGGGCCCCGGAGAGTTTAATGAAGAAGCCTTTAAAGTTACCGACAAAATGCTGCAATTGGCAAATGAGTATAATGTCCGCATCATTTTCTCTTTATTAAACAACCGGCAATGGATGGGAGGGCGACCAAATTACGCTGCCTTTCGTGGTAAAACCGAGGATGAATTCTGGACAGACCCACAACTGATTGAGGACTTCAAAAAGACCCTTGAGTTTGTAATTAATAGAAAAAACACCTATACAGGTATTAGGTATAAGGATGATAAATCTATCCTTTGTTGGGAAACTGGGAATGAACTTACGAGCCCTATCGAATGGACTATAAATATTACTAGATACATAAAGAGTCTGGATAAAAACCACCTTGTTATGGATGGCTGGTATAGCGATGACCTTGATTATCCTTTTGTGCGCGAAGCCTCGCTTAATGAGTGGTCTATCGATATGGTTTCATCTCATCATTATGAGCGCAATGCCATTGATGTTCCAAAGAATATTCAAAAAAACATAGAGATAATAAAGAAGCGAAAACCTTATTTGGTTGGTGAATTTGGTTTTATCAGCACATCGGGAACTGAATCGGTGTTGGATTATGTTATCGATAACAATGATGTTTGTGGTGCATTGATATGGAGCTTAAGGCATCATAGAAAAGATGGAGGTTTTTACTGGCATTCTGAACCCTTGGGTGCAGGAGTTTTTAAAGCATACCATTGGCCAGGTTTTGTTTCTGGCGAGAAATATGATGAGGCAAACCTGATGAATATGTACAGGAACAAAGCATATGAGATTCAAGAGAAAGAAATTCCACCAGTTTCTGTGCCACTTACACCGGAATTATTACCTATAAAAAATGTTCATTCCATTAGTTGGAGAGGAGCAATGGGCGCTACTGGATATAATGTATACCGTTCAGTTTACAAAACTGGTCCTTGGGAAATCGTTGGGTATAATATCTCTGATGCAGATGTGCCGTACTTTCCATTATTTCATGATAAAACAGCTGAATTAGGAAAGTCATATTATTATAGTGTGAGTGCTATAAACCGCTCAGGAAGTTCTGAAAAATCAAATGTTGTTGGTCCGGTAAAAGTCGATGTTTTAGCTAAAATCGACTTAATGAAAAACCTGGGTAATGTAGAGGATAGTAAGGCCGTTGTGCCAATAACAGGAGGAGATAGGAGCTTTAAAGAGATACGAAATCGTTTGTATGGAGATTATGGCTCGGAGCTAATTTACAAGATACCGGAAAAACTTGATGGGTTTAAGCTATATGCTTTCGAGAAAAAACGTTTTAGATATTTAGCCATACTTGGGTCGTTAGATGGGGAAACATGGACAGACTTGGATATTTTCCCAGAAAGTTTTACGAATAATGAATCCAATTATGGGTATTGGAGACCAAAGATTTATAGATATTCAGGAGGAGCAAATTATAAATACATTAAGATTCAGTTTAAAGGAGGAATAGCTCAATTGGCACGTGTGGAAATCACATACAGATAG
- a CDS encoding aldo/keto reductase, with the protein MEKLNIKSTVELANGVQMPRIGLGVFQSADGNEVINAIKYAVEAGYGLIDTAAIYNNEAGVGEAIKSLAIPREQLFITSKVWNSDQGYESTLKAFDVSMEKLGLDVLDMYLIHWPVKGKYNETWRAMEKLYANGKVRAIGVSNFLQHQLEDLISNANIVPMLNQVEYHPYLTQPGLANYCKQNKILLQAWAPLMQGKIFEVDEIKLLAEKHGKSPAHIVIRWNLQKGILTIPKSVKKHRIEDNVNVFDFELTEEDMAIIDNLNRSERLGPDPDNFDF; encoded by the coding sequence ATGGAAAAATTAAATATAAAAAGTACAGTAGAACTGGCAAATGGTGTGCAGATGCCACGCATTGGTTTGGGCGTATTTCAATCGGCTGATGGAAACGAGGTAATAAATGCAATTAAGTATGCCGTAGAAGCCGGATATGGTTTGATTGATACCGCTGCAATTTATAATAATGAGGCAGGAGTTGGCGAAGCGATTAAATCACTTGCTATTCCTCGCGAGCAGCTTTTTATAACCTCAAAAGTGTGGAACAGCGACCAGGGTTATGAATCTACGCTCAAAGCTTTTGATGTTAGCATGGAAAAGCTTGGCTTAGATGTATTGGACATGTACCTGATTCATTGGCCGGTAAAAGGAAAATACAATGAAACCTGGCGTGCAATGGAAAAATTATATGCAAATGGTAAAGTGCGTGCAATTGGAGTAAGTAATTTCTTACAGCATCAATTGGAAGATTTAATCAGTAATGCGAATATAGTTCCCATGCTGAATCAGGTAGAGTACCACCCTTATCTAACACAACCAGGGCTTGCAAACTATTGTAAACAAAATAAGATTTTACTGCAGGCCTGGGCACCACTTATGCAAGGTAAAATATTTGAAGTGGATGAAATTAAGTTGTTAGCTGAAAAGCATGGTAAATCGCCTGCCCATATTGTTATTCGATGGAACTTACAAAAGGGCATATTAACCATACCAAAGTCAGTTAAAAAACATCGTATAGAAGATAATGTAAATGTTTTTGATTTTGAGTTGACGGAAGAGGATATGGCAATAATTGATAATCTAAACAGGAGTGAGCGATTGGGACCAGACCCTGATAACTTTGATTTCTAA
- a CDS encoding arylsulfatase produces MNNILFRIACFLMVILFSSCSNNVEKERPNILIIQADDLGYDDIRLYGNNIIETPSLDKLGEQSIQFDQFYLSSVCAPTRAALLTGRNFLRTGVSGVHAGRDYVNLDETIIAEVFKDAGYTTGMWGKWHSGKTDGYFPWDRGFDEAYYACLYNYFDNTGLLNGEPVQTKGFTTDAITDMAISFVKKNKDKPFFAYMSHLAPHNPWRAPESYIKKYLNKGLSEPMATLYGMIDNLDFNIGRLLQTVEDEGLAENTIIVFLSDNGPWIRSYRFGLTDEEWQERNVNGKRGMKGTNWENGIHSPLFIRWTNKFAPKHINEPVKVEDLYPTLCNLVGITIPDSIQLSGQSLLNTSGSFIASEAPIYVAAHNPVGDEDYRSEKDEYGQAIPFSEEYIQSFKFEKQNLAIRKGAYKYVQDGEAGKLFDIITNPTENESALSENKEQFESLQTQLGEWFEEVKTQENSFTMPVFQIGYKQNTTSYMYACAPQSISKGLINKEHFLANWGKVGDEVTYNIKVHTKGKYEVFLVHKIKDYEKICFQVSSSTSVTKSWLNDTGDRNFGTLIEGESAYWENFDLKETFKKDIIKSKLGTIQLHDDDSELKLELLEKKGSCEHEWENQLISIELRKI; encoded by the coding sequence ATGAATAACATATTGTTCCGAATTGCATGTTTTTTGATGGTGATTTTATTTTCATCATGCTCAAATAATGTTGAAAAAGAAAGACCAAATATCCTGATTATACAGGCGGACGATTTGGGCTATGATGACATTCGCCTGTACGGAAATAATATAATTGAAACTCCATCACTGGATAAGCTTGGCGAACAATCCATTCAGTTCGACCAGTTTTATCTTTCATCGGTTTGTGCACCAACACGTGCAGCTTTATTAACCGGGCGGAACTTCTTGCGAACAGGTGTTTCAGGGGTACATGCGGGTAGGGATTATGTCAATTTAGATGAAACCATTATCGCGGAAGTTTTCAAAGATGCAGGTTACACAACCGGTATGTGGGGCAAGTGGCACAGTGGAAAAACGGATGGCTATTTCCCGTGGGACAGAGGTTTTGATGAAGCTTACTATGCCTGTCTTTACAATTATTTCGACAATACCGGATTGCTGAACGGAGAGCCTGTCCAAACCAAAGGTTTTACAACGGATGCCATTACGGATATGGCAATTTCGTTTGTGAAGAAAAATAAGGACAAGCCATTTTTTGCGTACATGTCGCATTTGGCACCTCATAATCCATGGCGTGCACCTGAATCGTATATCAAAAAGTACCTGAATAAAGGGCTTTCGGAACCAATGGCTACCCTTTACGGAATGATTGATAATTTAGATTTTAACATTGGCAGGTTATTACAAACTGTTGAAGACGAGGGCTTGGCAGAAAATACCATTATTGTGTTTTTAAGCGATAATGGCCCGTGGATTAGAAGCTATCGATTTGGATTAACAGACGAAGAATGGCAAGAGCGTAATGTAAACGGAAAGCGCGGAATGAAAGGCACCAACTGGGAAAATGGAATTCATTCGCCATTGTTTATTCGCTGGACGAATAAGTTTGCACCAAAGCATATTAATGAGCCTGTGAAAGTGGAAGATTTATACCCAACCTTGTGCAATTTGGTTGGTATTACTATTCCCGATAGCATTCAATTAAGTGGACAAAGCTTGTTAAATACAAGTGGAAGTTTTATTGCAAGTGAGGCACCCATTTATGTTGCAGCTCATAACCCGGTGGGGGATGAAGATTACCGTTCAGAGAAAGATGAGTATGGTCAGGCCATTCCTTTTTCAGAAGAGTATATCCAATCCTTTAAATTCGAAAAGCAAAACCTGGCTATCAGAAAAGGGGCGTATAAATATGTGCAGGATGGCGAGGCCGGTAAACTTTTTGATATCATTACAAATCCTACTGAAAACGAATCAGCTCTTTCTGAAAACAAGGAGCAATTCGAAAGTCTTCAGACGCAATTGGGAGAGTGGTTTGAAGAGGTGAAAACACAAGAGAATTCGTTTACCATGCCTGTTTTTCAAATCGGATATAAGCAAAATACCACTTCGTATATGTATGCCTGTGCACCTCAAAGCATTTCAAAAGGATTAATAAATAAGGAACACTTTTTAGCCAATTGGGGAAAAGTGGGCGATGAAGTTACCTACAATATTAAAGTTCATACAAAAGGGAAGTATGAAGTATTTCTTGTTCATAAAATTAAGGATTATGAAAAGATATGTTTTCAGGTAAGTTCTTCAACTTCAGTCACAAAATCGTGGCTAAACGATACCGGCGACAGAAACTTCGGAACCTTGATTGAGGGCGAGAGTGCCTATTGGGAGAATTTTGACTTAAAAGAGACCTTTAAAAAAGACATCATAAAATCGAAGTTGGGAACAATTCAACTTCACGATGATGACTCGGAATTGAAGTTGGAATTACTGGAGAAAAAAGGTAGTTGTGAGCATGAATGGGAAAATCAGCTTATTTCAATCGAATTAAGGAAAATCTAA
- a CDS encoding 4Fe-4S binding protein encodes MIEILPPTHAQLKALGLSSLSLEEEARGIWKVGTDAENEKLINTLAFSKGIYGFGGQVGVFLYIDKNNNIKQLVFAENNESPEFFESVQEKGIVAQWLGKDYEKMSKAKPNVLSGATMTSNAINRSILKSLQALENNSSSTNWLRVLDFKTVAALLVIVLGVLISYIKTKRKKQLRTILLVLNTCVLGIWCGKFISINILLGWVSNGMNLVSSGVVFLMLLLSVILPLFFNKKSYYCNWVCPFGSAQELAGRISKKKISLKPKLVLILSPSREVITLGVFVCMWLGLASDIADYEPFSAFIFQHASIAVLLIAAFGIVSAVFISRPWCRFVCPTGQVLNWICKMD; translated from the coding sequence GTGATTGAGATTTTACCACCTACCCATGCACAATTGAAGGCTTTGGGCTTGTCTAGCCTTAGCTTGGAAGAAGAAGCCAGAGGAATATGGAAAGTTGGGACTGACGCTGAAAATGAAAAGCTTATTAATACACTGGCATTCAGCAAAGGTATTTATGGTTTTGGAGGGCAGGTAGGTGTTTTCTTGTATATTGATAAAAACAATAATATAAAACAGCTTGTTTTTGCCGAAAATAATGAGTCACCCGAATTTTTCGAATCGGTTCAGGAAAAAGGAATTGTAGCTCAATGGTTGGGCAAGGATTATGAAAAGATGTCAAAAGCTAAGCCCAATGTTCTGTCTGGTGCAACAATGACATCTAATGCGATTAATCGTTCAATATTAAAAAGTTTACAAGCTCTTGAAAATAATAGTAGTAGCACGAATTGGCTAAGGGTGCTGGATTTTAAAACAGTAGCAGCTCTTTTGGTAATTGTTCTTGGAGTACTTATTTCTTATATTAAAACCAAACGAAAAAAACAACTAAGAACCATTTTGTTGGTCTTAAATACCTGTGTTTTGGGAATTTGGTGCGGAAAATTCATCTCAATAAATATTCTGTTGGGCTGGGTTTCAAACGGAATGAATTTAGTAAGTAGTGGAGTGGTGTTTTTAATGCTTTTACTTTCGGTTATCTTGCCTTTGTTTTTCAATAAAAAATCGTACTACTGTAACTGGGTATGCCCATTTGGTTCTGCACAAGAACTAGCCGGGCGAATAAGTAAAAAGAAAATAAGCTTAAAACCTAAGTTGGTGCTAATATTAAGTCCTTCAAGAGAAGTTATTACCCTTGGCGTATTTGTTTGCATGTGGTTGGGTTTGGCTTCCGATATTGCAGACTATGAACCTTTTTCCGCTTTCATTTTTCAACATGCATCAATAGCAGTATTGTTAATTGCAGCGTTCGGAATTGTATCAGCCGTGTTTATTTCCCGACCATGGTGTCGTTTTGTATGTCCAACAGGGCAAGTATTAAATTGGATTTGTAAAATGGACTAA
- a CDS encoding nitroreductase family protein, with protein MNIQKTINIILALCLLLLIIKMNPLDKNDMNDNGSSTLEIIHQRKSVRNYTEKKVSKEQLETLVKAAMAAPTAVNKQPWAFIAINDRATLDHLGYKLPYAKMTKTASAAIIVCGDLSKALEGWEQAFWIQDCSAASQNILLAAEAMGLGAVWTAAYPAEDRMAIVRDILNLPENIIPLNVIPVGYPKGIEKPKDKWKPENLHWDKW; from the coding sequence ATGAACATTCAAAAAACCATAAACATTATTTTGGCGCTATGCCTTTTATTATTGATTATTAAAATGAACCCTTTAGATAAAAATGATATGAATGATAATGGCAGTTCTACGCTGGAGATTATTCACCAACGAAAAAGTGTCCGGAACTATACCGAAAAAAAGGTGAGTAAAGAGCAATTGGAAACACTTGTTAAGGCTGCAATGGCAGCACCAACTGCGGTTAACAAACAACCCTGGGCTTTTATTGCAATTAACGACAGGGCTACATTGGACCATTTGGGTTATAAGTTGCCTTATGCAAAAATGACGAAAACCGCCAGTGCTGCCATTATAGTTTGTGGCGATTTAAGTAAAGCTTTGGAGGGGTGGGAGCAAGCATTCTGGATTCAGGATTGTTCTGCTGCAAGCCAAAATATCCTTTTAGCAGCCGAAGCAATGGGGCTGGGTGCCGTGTGGACAGCCGCATATCCGGCTGAAGATAGAATGGCTATTGTTAGAGATATTTTAAACTTACCTGAAAATATTATTCCCCTTAATGTAATTCCAGTGGGTTATCCAAAAGGAATTGAGAAACCAAAGGACAAATGGAAACCTGAGAATTTGCATTGGGATAAGTGGTAA
- a CDS encoding L-dopachrome tautomerase-related protein, whose translation MGSIQNSILVLVVLFTVLSCTSKKGADKVNLSVIASSDKDWTGIAISRESRMFVNYPKWSDNVPVSVAEIVGGKPVAYPNLKWNSRKEEEAFVAVQSVVIDDKNRLWILDTRNPQFRGVNKGGPKLFQFNLETDSKENVYSFPQGVFQPDSYFNDVRIDTEYEIAYITDSGNGALVVLDLKTGNSRRLLDQHISTQSEVDYLVCDGIKWENTVHSDGIALTPDKQFLYYIALTGHTLYRVSTKALNNDTLKDNELAPKVEKVCTIPATDGMMFDKEGNLWLGGLEDNSINLLKKDGTLEKVVKDDIIRWADSFAFDKEGNVYFTTSQIHLPINQRKEYQVIKLSR comes from the coding sequence ATGGGCAGTATTCAAAATAGTATTTTAGTTCTTGTAGTGCTCTTTACAGTATTGAGTTGTACAAGCAAAAAAGGAGCTGATAAGGTAAACCTGAGCGTAATTGCTTCTTCCGATAAAGACTGGACTGGTATTGCAATTAGCCGCGAAAGTAGAATGTTTGTAAACTACCCTAAATGGTCAGATAATGTGCCGGTTAGTGTGGCAGAAATAGTGGGCGGAAAGCCTGTTGCATATCCAAATTTAAAGTGGAACAGTCGCAAGGAGGAAGAAGCCTTTGTTGCAGTGCAATCGGTAGTGATTGATGATAAAAACCGTCTTTGGATATTGGATACCCGGAATCCACAATTCAGAGGGGTAAACAAGGGTGGTCCTAAGCTTTTTCAGTTTAATCTTGAAACCGATAGCAAAGAGAATGTATATAGTTTCCCTCAAGGTGTTTTTCAGCCAGATTCTTATTTTAATGATGTACGGATTGACACCGAATACGAAATAGCTTATATAACGGATTCTGGTAATGGTGCACTGGTTGTTTTGGATTTAAAAACGGGCAATTCACGCAGGTTACTCGACCAGCATATTTCAACTCAAAGCGAAGTAGACTATCTTGTTTGTGATGGTATTAAATGGGAAAATACAGTCCATTCTGATGGAATTGCCCTTACACCTGATAAACAATTTCTGTATTATATAGCACTTACCGGGCATACCTTATACCGGGTTTCAACTAAGGCTTTGAATAATGATACCTTAAAAGATAATGAGCTTGCCCCAAAAGTTGAGAAAGTCTGCACCATACCCGCTACAGACGGGATGATGTTCGATAAGGAAGGAAATCTTTGGCTGGGAGGATTGGAAGACAACTCAATAAATCTTTTGAAAAAAGATGGAACATTGGAAAAAGTAGTCAAAGATGATATAATTCGGTGGGCAGATTCATTTGCTTTTGATAAAGAAGGCAATGTTTATTTTACCACATCGCAAATTCATTTGCCAATAAATCAGAGGAAAGAATATCAAGTAATTAAGTTGTCAAGGTAA
- a CDS encoding glycosyl hydrolase — MRLVILMAFAASLFACGNKPLPSDVKATKETVKLYQNLHKLKAKGMMYGHQDALAYGKNWYGEEGRSDVKDVCGDYPAVYGWEIGHLELGDEYSLDSVYFDDIKKWIKTVYERGGINTISWHLRNPLTGGSSWDTSSKAVVKSILPNGEKHEFFKTYLDELAEFLLDLKTDDGIYIPVMFRPFHEHTGSWFWWGRDLCSVEDYKALWHFTVDYLQNEKGIHHILYVYSTDRFETKDQYLERYPSDDIVDVLGFDLYDRDKDYPRLLDYCAKTVTQLAAEKGKIAVVSETGGPLATNTEWWTQVLDILKPYELAYVLTWRNPFDSADHGNYGPSKGSPDSENFIQFYNDSETIFQKELTPKKIYD, encoded by the coding sequence ATGAGATTAGTAATTTTAATGGCATTTGCCGCAAGTTTATTTGCTTGTGGTAATAAACCTTTGCCGAGCGATGTAAAAGCTACAAAAGAAACGGTTAAACTGTATCAGAATCTTCATAAGTTAAAAGCAAAGGGAATGATGTACGGACATCAGGATGCTTTGGCTTACGGAAAGAATTGGTATGGAGAAGAAGGACGCTCGGATGTAAAAGATGTTTGTGGTGATTATCCGGCTGTTTATGGCTGGGAAATTGGGCACCTGGAATTGGGAGACGAGTATAGTCTCGATTCGGTTTATTTCGATGACATCAAAAAATGGATTAAAACTGTTTACGAGCGTGGCGGGATAAATACAATTAGCTGGCATCTTAGAAATCCTTTAACCGGAGGTTCTTCATGGGACACTTCGTCGAAAGCGGTTGTGAAATCAATCTTACCAAATGGAGAGAAACACGAATTTTTTAAAACTTATTTGGATGAATTAGCTGAATTTTTACTGGATTTAAAAACAGACGACGGAATTTATATCCCGGTTATGTTTCGCCCTTTTCACGAACATACTGGAAGTTGGTTCTGGTGGGGGAGAGACTTGTGTTCTGTGGAAGATTACAAAGCGCTTTGGCATTTTACCGTTGATTACCTGCAAAACGAAAAAGGCATCCATCATATACTTTATGTTTATTCAACCGACCGTTTCGAAACTAAGGATCAATATCTTGAACGTTATCCCAGCGATGATATAGTTGATGTACTTGGTTTTGATTTGTACGACCGCGATAAAGATTATCCACGGCTGCTAGATTATTGTGCCAAAACCGTCACTCAACTCGCAGCAGAAAAAGGAAAGATTGCGGTAGTAAGTGAAACAGGAGGTCCGTTAGCTACAAATACAGAGTGGTGGACACAGGTTTTGGACATCCTTAAACCATACGAGTTGGCTTATGTTTTAACATGGCGAAATCCGTTTGATTCGGCCGACCACGGAAATTATGGCCCATCAAAAGGTAGCCCCGATTCTGAAAATTTCATTCAGTTTTATAACGATTCTGAAACGATTTTCCAGAAAGAACTTACACCGAAAAAGATTTATGATTAG